In Molothrus aeneus isolate 106 chromosome 3, BPBGC_Maene_1.0, whole genome shotgun sequence, a single genomic region encodes these proteins:
- the LOC136554155 gene encoding gallinacin-11-like — MKLFSCLMALLLFLLQAVPGLGLPRDTSRCLEYHGYCFHLKSCPEPFAAFGTCYRRRRTCCVDTTSNFHICQDEGGHCVPPEIRCLQEQEGLCPRRGWKCCTEV, encoded by the exons ATGAAGCTCTTCTCCTGCCTCATggctctcctgcttttcctcctccaggCTGTTCCAG GTCTCGGCTTGCCCAGGGACACCTCGCGTTGTTTGGAATACCACGGCTACTGCTTCCACCTGAAATCCTGCCCGGAGCCCTTCGCTGCCTTTGGCACCTGCTATCGGCGCCGGAGGACCTGCTGTGTTG ACACCACATCCAACTTCCACATCTGCCAGGATGAGGGGGGCCATTGTGTGCCCCCAGAAATCAGATGTCTGCAAGAGCAGGAGGGGCTCTGCCCTCGCAGGGGATGGAAGTGCTGCACAGAAGTGTGA
- the DEFB125 gene encoding beta-defensin 125 isoform X2 yields MPSSMPAAHRGFCEMSLPALGFSSRAKGMGILMLVFIFISLTQHGDAHGPDSCNQGGGLCRVGSCVSGEYLAQFCFEPVILCCKNLSPATTES; encoded by the exons ATGCCATCCAGCatgccagcagcacacagaggctTCTGTGAAATGtcactcccagccctgggatttTCCAGCAGAGCCAAAGGAATGGGGATCCTCATGCTCGTTTTCATATTCATCTCCCTGACGCAGCACG GAGATGCCCATGGACCAGACAGCTGTAACCAGGGAGGGGGCTTGTGCCGAGTGGGGAGCTGTGTTTCTGGTGAATACCTGGCTCAGTTCTGCTTTGAACCCGTCATTCTCTGCTGCAAAAATCTGTCACCTGCCACCACAGAGAGCTGA
- the DEFB125 gene encoding beta-defensin 125 isoform X1, translated as MRILQLLLAVLVILLLQSAPARGLSDTQQCRNNRGHCRRLCFHMERWEGSCSSGRLRCCR; from the exons ATGAGGATTCTCCAGCTGCTCTTGGCAGTCCTTGtcattctcctcctccagagcGCTCCGG CCAGAGGCCTTTCAGACACCCAGCAGTGCAGAAACAACCGTGGCCACTGTCGGAGGCTCTGCTTCCACATGGAGCGCTGggaagggagctgcagcagcggcCGCCTGCGCTGCTGCCGGTGA